In Mastomys coucha isolate ucsf_1 unplaced genomic scaffold, UCSF_Mcou_1 pScaffold20, whole genome shotgun sequence, one DNA window encodes the following:
- the LOC116098529 gene encoding high mobility group protein B1: MDKGKFEDKAKADKAHYEREMKTYIPPKGETKKKFKDPNAPKRPPSAFFLFCSEYRPKIKGEHPGLSIGDVAKKLGEMWNNTAADDKQPYEKKAAKLKEKYEKDIAAYRAKGKPDAAKKGVVKAEKSKKKKEEEDDEEDEEDEEEEEEEEDEDEEDDDDDE; this comes from the coding sequence GGGAAATTTGAAGATAAGGCAAAGGCTGACAAGGCtcattatgaaagagaaatgaaaacctacatcCCCCCCAAAGGGGAgaccaaaaagaagttcaaggaccCCAATGCACCCAAGAGGCCTCCTTCGgccttcttcttgttctgttctgagtaCCGCCCTAAAATCAAAGGCGAGCATCCTGGCTTATCCATTGGTGATgttgcaaagaaactaggagagatgtGGAACAACACTGCAGCTGATGACAAGCAGCCCTATGAGAAGAAGGCTGCCAAGCTGAAGGAGAAGTATGAGAAGGATATTGCTGCCtacagagctaaaggaaaacCTGATGCAGCGAAAAAGGGAGTGGTCAAGGctgaaaagagcaagaaaaagaaggaagaggaagatgatgaggaggatgaagaggatgaggaagaggaggaggaggaagaagacgaagatgaagaagatgatgatgatgatgaataa